A single Kryptolebias marmoratus isolate JLee-2015 linkage group LG7, ASM164957v2, whole genome shotgun sequence DNA region contains:
- the txk gene encoding tyrosine-protein kinase TXK — protein MIHSNHSTHAVFCCCCSVQTREISTHMELEGRTSLCFRSRRPPGHACQVDRSRKKLPLPPPDSEDGEGGGSISVVAMYDFTAKEDTDLTLKQGEEYVILHKQDQLWWRVQDKHGNKGFIPSNYVTEKNTIEANSWYCKNITRTEAEQLLKQEDKEGGFVVRESSKKGVYTVSVYTKTLSANGEIRHYQIKITDTGQFYLAEKHTFKSIPEVIHYHEHNAAGLVTRLRYAVGPMGRCVPATAGFSSEKWEINPSELTFMKEVGCGQFGVVRLGMWRARHKVAIKTIREGAMHEEDFIEEGKVMMRLCHPKLVQLYGVCLQQRPLLIVAEFMENGCLLNFLRQRGGALKEAWLLSMCQDVCEGMEYLEAHSFLHRDLAARNCLVDERNVVKVSDFGMTRYVLDNQYISSSGAKFPVKWSPPEVLHYSKYSSKSDVWSFGVVMWEIYSEGRTPFENHSNLEVVNEITRGTRLFRPHRATQLLYAIMYRCWHEKPQGRPSFSELLEDIRKLAENPD, from the exons ATCACTCCACCCACGCcgtgttctgctgctgctgctccgtTCAGACCAG gGAGATCAGCACCCACATGGAGCTGGAGGGCCGAACCTCGCTGTGTTTCAGGAGCAGGCGGCCCCCGGGACACGCCTGCCAG GTGGACAGGTCCAGGAAGAAGCTCCCGCTGCCCCCTCCGGACAGTGAGGACGGCGAGGGGGGCGGTTCCATCAGCGTCGTCGCCATGTACGACTTCACAGCCAAGGAGGACACGGACCTCACCCTGAAACAG GGGGAAGAGTACGTCATCCTGCACAAACAGGACCAGCTGTGGTGGAGAGTGCAGGACAAACACGg GAATAAAGGCTTCATCCCCAGTAACTACGTGACGGAGAAAAACACCATCGAGGCGAACTC GTGGTACTGCAAGAACATCACGAGGACCGAAGCTGAGCAGCTGCTGAAACAAGAG GACAAAGAAGGTGGCTTCGTCGTTCGGGAGTCCAGTAAAAAGGGAGTTTATACCGTCTCTGTTTACACCAAAACCTTAAG CGCTAACGGGGAAATTCGACATTACCAGATTAAAATAACCGACACCGGGCAGTTCTACCTGGCCGAAAAACACACCTTCAAGTCCATCCCGGAAGTGATACACTACCACGAACACAACGCAGCAG GGCTGGTGACGAGGCTCAGGTATGCAGTCGGCCCGATGGGGAGGTGCGTTCCTGCCACCGCCGGCTTCAGCTCAG AGAAGTGGGAGATCAACCCCAGCGAGCTGACCTTCATGAAGGAGGTGGGCTGCGGGCAGTTCGGGGTCGTGAGGCTCGGCATGTGGAGGGCGAGGCACAAAGTGGCCATCAAGACCATCCGGGAGGGCGCCATGCACGAGGAGGACTTCATCGAGGAGGGCAAAGTCATGAT GAGGCTGTGCCACCCCAAGCTGGTCCAGCTGTACGGGGTGTGTTTgcagcagcgccccctgctgatCGTGGCGGAGTTCATGGAGAACGGCTGCCTGCTGAACTTCCTGCGTCAGAGGGGCGGGGCTCTGAAGGAGGCGTGGCTTCTGTCCATGTGTCAGGACGTCTGCGAGGGGATGGAGTACCTGGAGGCCCACAGTTTCCTGCACAGAGACCTG GCAGCCAGGAACTGTCTGGTTGACGAGCGCAACGTGGTGAAGGTCAGCGACTTTGGGATGACCAG GTATGTCCTGGACAACCAGTACATCAGCTCCAGTGGAGCCAAGTTCCCGGTGAAGTGGTCTCCTCCCGAAGTTCTCCACTACAGCAAGTACAGCAGCAAGTCGGACGTCTGGTCCTTCG GTGTGGTGATGTGGGAGATCTACTCTGAGGGGCGGACGCCGTTTGAGAACCACTCCAACCTGGAGGTGGTGAACGAGATCACCAGAGGGACCCGGCTGTTCCGGCCGCACCGCGCCACCCAGCTGCTGTACGCCATCATGTATCGCTGCTGGCACGAG AAACCTCAGGGTCGGCCATCTTTCTCCGAGCTCCTGGAGGACATCAGGAAACTGGCAGAGAATCCAGACTGA
- the LOC108249158 gene encoding cyclin-dependent kinase-like 5 produces the protein MERYESLGPVGEGSYGTVLKCRHRDSGRLVAIKKFLDSDHDKTVKKIALREVKLLRQLRHDNLVNLLEVWKRRHRWYLVFEFVDRTLLDDLEQNPNGLDLSTCRQYLFQVLRAVEFCHQQNVIHRDIKPENILISQEGVVKLCDFGFARTIASPSEGGVHTDYVATRWYRAPELLVGDIKYGKPVDVWALGCLVIETLTGQPLFPGDSDLDQLYHIVRCFGNLMTHHQEVFHRNPVFSGVKLPKCQSTVTLQQRFPTITPTALDLAQRCLEMDPERRAQCSELLEHLLFTQDSFHIRFLDDLNTKIQKEHRENSTLPKITKTPGQETDKGDEKNCRGKDKKQPEDTDEKVNKEKIEKTKGKQPSKLSKTSRNTTESLMSTQPKTFGNKGIHNTVRYPMKNKPEKPIGAELKMELDISKSTKTFISKSAGETETAVNLKKKNFMTVKPKQESVVSSEPRKDLLQNVKDMDCCGPDPEVNMMKNRSFSKPEPSQEFAKSWSNPILKVSKLSKNSDTVSQSWSSPPKTPLELDTSFAPKSSQSNDHTVVSAPMMLHDTKSYKTSPAAELQPDRLETDTELRTSKSPKVLPKNQKTTTNSGPKTSASSGPMTTTNSAPKTTTNIPTSSSKTFSLDLSVQSHMEPRPANNTAALPTGTSDLKVEYTSRTFLKDSELTGDRDFRSCHGYLNPVTETPVATNLMSKTSDGSFKSSVPSFAAGQNTKIAKDERFSSTFVRTAVLKATDTQEKENQDDLVLLSVSNNSTANPVLKSTLKASGNSGGSESDASSLKVPHPKQNPLKTGSFNQPMSSSVIPKNQKMTLAPDPKKKSDKPDRKDTTISRDSTLSMSLDHKTSTGSFIVYKMDTSDLNEFDVGVPRSVTPSPPPPSSNPLPPPSSQSQMSSFSVFCTNNPAASDYLVQGAGLHPGTNSLRCVDKPRHCGGTYDRQAQQFPASQVPGSFPFQAAENSFISETAKNKSHVHFPDIRSPTLPELREKEGKHNKGAIKNPRKDKNLVSSSPPSEGQQGQNTDMNPTKL, from the exons ATGGAGCGGTACGAGTCTCTGGGTCCAGTCGGGGAGGGCAGTTACGGCACCGTGCTCAAGTGCCGCCATCGGGACTCCGGTCGCCTCGTCGCCATCAAGAAGTTCCTGGACTCGGACCACGATAAGACGGTGAAGAAGATCGCCCTCAGGGAGGTCAAGCTGCTCAGG CAACTCCGTCATGACAACCTGGTGAACCTCCTGGAGGTGTGGAAGCGTCGTCACCGCTGGTACCTGGTCTTTGAGTTTGTGGATCGGACTCTTCTGGATGATCTGGAGCAAAATCCCAACGGACTGGACCTCAGCACCTGCCGGCAGTACTTGTTCCAGGTCCTGAGGGCTGTTGAGTTTTGCCACCAACAGAAC GTCATCCACCGCGACATCAAACCTGAGAATATCCTCATCTCTCAGGAGGGTGTGGTCAAACTGTGCGATTTTGGCTTTGCCCGAACCATTGCATCGCCCTCCGAAGGAGGTGTCCACACAGACTACGTAGCTACTCGTTGGTACAGAGCCCCCGAACTGCTGGTGGGAGACATCAAATATGGCAA acCAGTAGATGTTTGGGCTCTGGGTTGCCTGGTCATAGAAACGTTAACAGGACAGCCTCTGTTTCCTGGAGACTCTGACCTCGACCAATTATACCACATCGTCAGGTGCTTTG GTAACCTGATGACCCATCACCAGGAGGTATTTCACCGGAATCCAGTTTTTTCTGGAGTCAAACTGCCTAAATGTCAAAGCACAGTCACACTGCAGCAACGGTTCCCCACAATCACACCAACTGCCCTCGATCTGGCACAG aggTGTCTAGAGATGGATCCAGAAAGACGTGCTCAGTGTTCAGAGCTTTTAGAACATCTCCTCTTCACACAGGACTCTTTCCACATCAG ATTTTTGGATGACCTAAATACCAAAATCCAAAAGGAGCACAGGGAAAACTCTACACTCCCCAAAATAACCAAAACCCCAGGGCAAGAGACGGATAAGGGGGATGAGAAAAACTGCAGAGGCAAAGACAAGAAGCAACCTGAAGACACAGATGAGAAAGTAAACAAGgaaaaaatagagaaaacaaaaggaaaacaacctTCAAAATTATCTAAAACCAGTCGCAACACCACAGAATCTCTGATGTCCACACAACCCAAAACATTTGGCAACAAGGGGATCCACAACACCGTGCGGTACCCCatgaaaaataaaccagaaaaacCCATCGGTGCAGAGTTAAAGATGGAGTTAGACATTTCTAAGTcaacaaaaacctttatttcCAAGTCAGCAGGTGAAACTGAGACAGCAGTGaacctgaagaagaaaaacttcatgacagtaaaaccaaaacaagaaagtGTTGTGTCTTCAGAACCAAGAAAAGACCTCCTGCAAAATGTAAAAGACATGGACTGTTGTGGTCCAGATCCTGAGGTAAACATGATGAAGAATAGGAGTTTCTCTAAACCTGAGCCAAGCCAGGAGTTTGCAAAAAGCTGGAGCAACCCCATCTTGAAAGTGTCCAAACTGTCAAAGAATTCAGACACCGTCAGTCAGAGCTGGAGTTCACCTCCAAAAACTCCTTTGGAACTGGACACAAGCTTTGCACCTAAATCTTCTCAGAGCAACGACCACACTGTGGTTTCTGCCCCGATGATGCTTCATGACACAAAGTCTTACAAGACGAGTCCTGCAGCCGAACTTCAGCCGGACCGACTGGAAACTGACACAGAGCTGAGAACCTCAAAAAGTCCAAAGGTCCTACCAAAAAACCAAAAGACTACCACAAACAGTGGTCCAAAGACTTCCGCAAGCAGTGGTCCAATGACTACCACAAACAGTGCTCCAAAGACTACCACAAACATCCCCACCAGTTCTTCAAAGACTTTCTCTTTAGATCTTTCTGTACAGTCACACATGGAACCCAGACCTGCCAACAACACTGCTGCCCTACCAACAGGAACCTCAGATCTGAAAGTAGAGTACACTTCAAGgacttttttaaaagacagtGAACTTACAGGCGACAGGGACTTCAGGTCTTGTCATGGTTACTTGAATCCAGTGACAGAAACTCCTGTGGCTACAAATCTGATGTCCAAAACTTCAGATGGATCTTTTAAATCTTCTGTACCCTCATTTGCTGCAGGACAGAACACCAAAATTGCTAAAGATGAAAGATTTAGTTCTACTTTTGTAAGAACTGCTGTTCTGAAAGCAACAGATACCCAAGAAAAGGAGAACCAAGACGATTTAGTTTTGTTGTCTGTATCTAATAATTCTACAGCTAATccagttttaaagtcaaccctgaAGGCTTCTGGAAACTCTGGTGGGTCAGAATCTGATGCAAGTTCCTTAAAGGTTCCTCACCCCAAACAAAACCCACTGAAGACTGGATCTTTCAATCAGCCCATGAGTTCTTCAGTGATCCCCAAGAACCAGAAAATGACCCTGGCTCCAGATCCAAAGAAAAAGAGTGACAAACCTGACAGAAAGGACACGACTATATCCAGAGATTCAACTTTGAGCATGTCTTTGGATCACAAGACCTCAACAGGAAGCTTCATCGTTTACAAAATGGACACTTCAGACCTCAATGAATTTGATGTAGGCGTACCACGCTCAGTTacaccttctcctcctccaccgtCTTCGAATCCTCTGCCTCCTCCATCCTCCCAATCACAGATGTCCTCCTTCTCTGTCTTCTGTACCAACAACCCAGCTGCCAGCGACTACCTTGTTCAGGGAGCTGGTCTCCATCCTGGGACCAACAGTCTTCG ATGTGTGGATAAGCCGAGGCATTGCGGTGGCACTTACGATCGTCAGGCGCAACAGTTCCCTGCGAGCCAAGTTCCCGGGTCTTTCCCCTTTCAG gcagcagaaaacagttttatcagTGAAACGGCCAAAAACAAGTCACACGTTCACTTTCCGGACATAAGAAGCCCAACGCTGCCGGAGCTCAGAGAAAAAGAAG GCAAACACAACAAAGGTGCAATCAAGAATCCgaggaaagacaaaaatcttgTCTCCTCCAGTCCACCGTCAGAAGGACAACAAGGACAAAACACCGACATGAATCCAACGAAActataa